In Candidatus Methanomethylophilus alvi Mx1201, a genomic segment contains:
- a CDS encoding polyphosphate polymerase domain-containing protein, with product MAYQEVFKRVEMKYVLPPDRMSAVREAMEGRMALDRYGLSEIRNLYCDTPSWILARRSIEKPVYKEKVRVRSYGPASGEDTVFLELKKKYDGIVYKRRMALPCTEAMDWIAGGHAPDMHSQIKDELEYTIGRYGNLRPMMYLAYRREAYASTDGDGFRLTLDTDITARLDGMDLSGPPSGTRLLPEGYTLMELKIKGAIPMWLVDAMSASGIHKESFSKYGNAYKALVMGHPYIPRTEEA from the coding sequence ATGGCCTACCAGGAAGTCTTCAAACGGGTGGAGATGAAATACGTCCTGCCTCCCGACAGGATGTCCGCCGTAAGGGAAGCCATGGAAGGCCGCATGGCCCTCGACAGATACGGCCTCTCGGAGATACGCAACCTGTACTGCGACACCCCGTCATGGATACTAGCCCGCCGCTCCATAGAGAAGCCCGTCTACAAAGAGAAGGTCAGGGTCAGGAGCTACGGCCCTGCGAGCGGGGAAGACACCGTCTTCCTGGAATTGAAGAAGAAGTACGACGGGATCGTGTACAAGCGCAGGATGGCCCTGCCTTGTACGGAAGCCATGGATTGGATCGCCGGCGGCCATGCGCCCGATATGCATTCGCAGATAAAGGACGAGCTGGAATACACCATAGGGCGCTACGGGAATCTGAGGCCGATGATGTATCTGGCATATCGGAGGGAGGCGTACGCATCCACGGACGGTGACGGATTCAGACTCACCCTGGATACCGACATAACGGCCCGCCTCGACGGTATGGACCTGTCGGGACCTCCGTCGGGGACCCGCCTCCTACCCGAGGGATACACACTCATGGAGCTGAAGATCAAGGGGGCCATACCTATGTGGCTCGTGGATGCGATGAGCGCATCCGGTATCCATAAGGAATCCTTCTCCAAATACGGGAACGCATACAAGGCCCTGGTCATGGGACATCCGTACATTCCGCGGACGGAGGAGGCGTAA
- the ribH gene encoding 6,7-dimethyl-8-ribityllumazine synthase, protein MKAYKIGAVVAEFNYEVTMLMMERAKAEAEFLGVEITKVIKVPGVFDMPLAIKKLLECDDIDAVITLGAVIKGETKHDEVIMAQAARKITDLALDYDKPVALGVTGPDMTELQAVDRIEKGRDAIDAVVKMLQRLEKI, encoded by the coding sequence ATGAAAGCATACAAGATCGGAGCCGTTGTGGCGGAATTCAACTACGAAGTTACCATGCTCATGATGGAGAGGGCAAAGGCAGAGGCCGAGTTCCTCGGCGTCGAGATCACCAAGGTCATCAAGGTGCCCGGGGTATTCGACATGCCTCTGGCCATCAAGAAGCTCCTCGAGTGCGACGACATCGACGCGGTCATCACCCTCGGAGCGGTGATCAAAGGGGAGACCAAACACGACGAGGTCATCATGGCACAGGCCGCACGTAAGATAACCGACCTCGCCCTCGACTACGACAAACCCGTGGCCCTCGGAGTCACCGGACCCGACATGACCGAGCTGCAGGCCGTCGACAGGATCGAGAAGGGACGCGACGCCATCGACGCCGTCGTCAAGATGCTCCAGAGACTGGAGAAGATCTGA
- the ribC gene encoding riboflavin synthase, giving the protein MKLIGIADTTFARYDMGKAAIDELERTGTGFRIIRVTVPGMKDLPVACKKLIEEQHCDICMALGMPGPMPKDKMCADEASNGLIRAQLMTNTHIIEVFVHEDEAKSDSELAWLADRRAREHAVNVYDLLFRPERLTQRAGTGLRQGFEDKGPVYKQ; this is encoded by the coding sequence TTGAAACTTATAGGGATCGCGGACACCACGTTCGCGAGATACGACATGGGGAAGGCGGCCATCGACGAGCTGGAGAGGACCGGGACGGGGTTCAGGATCATCAGGGTCACGGTGCCCGGGATGAAGGACCTGCCCGTAGCCTGCAAAAAACTCATCGAGGAGCAGCACTGCGACATCTGCATGGCCCTCGGCATGCCGGGGCCCATGCCCAAGGACAAGATGTGTGCGGACGAGGCCTCCAACGGCCTCATAAGGGCACAGCTCATGACCAACACGCATATCATCGAGGTGTTCGTCCACGAGGACGAGGCCAAGAGCGATTCGGAACTGGCATGGCTGGCCGACAGGCGTGCGAGGGAGCACGCGGTAAACGTTTACGACCTGCTGTTCAGGCCCGAGAGGCTGACCCAGAGGGCCGGCACCGGACTCAGGCAGGGATTCGAGGACAAAGGTCCTGTATACAAGCAATAA